One genomic window of Fusarium keratoplasticum isolate Fu6.1 chromosome 3, whole genome shotgun sequence includes the following:
- a CDS encoding FAD-binding PCMH-type domain-containing protein, translating into MAQIQDFQGMQYSRDGPSSEKLDYGYFNQQYASSSYQQERDLNPAMIIQPKGDEDVIGAVNWARQNKVAIAVKSGGHQYSGACSTGGKNIQIDLSNTYKDMKVLNPKVPVAEDRALVFVGVSNQLKDFNAYLRHNGLFVPHGQCAYVCVGGHGQTGGYGQLGRSFGLFGDHVRTIRMVCHDGVIREITKDSDAELFHAILGGSPGNFGIITHYIVEVFQGKSYIGTVAGPNGIKGPHGMKALYLYNPDVLKKLLTEVAKMGDNAKFPQGFDLCVSVLSTDFPVTMLFPSLKDASLWEKIQNKIKEALADDVLDLLNGAFPAIIVVYAQWCPVNKADKYDKSVDAWFQKFRDLKHSFKLHTLRIEESEADEDMSKMTGRWIFPKQREFDLPYVKRTYATNSRTLEKDGWVDSVVKRLDLIYNPRQKLGHNKGEDEYEVYTHCKLSVQIQCFGGDNSRFYTDRNNGTSYSWRDSSVVQTLDCFHDPGDKYKKYALNWQKENDAIMVGRSSPFSKQDKRVLWGSYGDWDLGKPEIWKCYYEDEQKYQRLGKARGKADPNGTFTANPFAVKAIKET; encoded by the coding sequence ATGGCTCAAATTCAGGATTTCCAGGGCATGCAATACTCCCGCGATGGCCCCTCATCTGAGAAGCTTGACTATGGCTACTTCAACCAGCAGTACGCCTCCTCATCCTACCAGCAGGAACGCGACCTGAACCCTGCCATGATCATTCAGCCAAAGGGAGACGAAGATGTCATCGGGGCTGTCAACTGGGCCAGACAGAACAAGgttgccatcgccgtcaaGAGTGGTGGTCACCAGTACAGCGGAGCCTGCTCGACCGGTGGCAAGAACATTCAGATCGACCTCTCGAACACGTACAAGGACATGAAGGTCCTCAACCCCAAGGTCCCTGTTGCCGAGGACAGGGCGCTAGTCTTTGTCGGTGTCAGCAATCAGCTCAAGGACTTCAACGCCTATCTCAGACATAATGGACTCTTCGTTCCACACGGACAGTGCGCTTATGTCTGTGTGGGTGGCCATGGGCAAACAGGTGGCTATGGCCAGCTTGGCCGCAGCTTCGGCCTGTTTGGTGATCATGTCAGAACCATTCGCATGGTTTGCCACGACGGTGTCATTCGAGAGATCACCAAGGACAGCGATGCTGAGCTCTTTCACGCCATTCTGGGCGGCAGTCCCGGCAActttggcatcatcacccacTACATCGTCGAGGTGTTCCAGGGCAAGAGCTACATCGGGACTGTTGCTGGCCCCAACGGAATCAAGGGTCCGCATGGGATGAAGGCTCTGTATCTGTACAACCCCGACGTcctgaagaagctcctcacCGAGGTGGCAAAGATGGGCGATAACGCCAAGTTCCCACAAGGTTTCGACCTCTGTGTGAGCGTTCTCAGTACCGACTTTCCCGTCACGATGCTGTTCCCATCTTTGAAGGATGCCAGTCTGTGGGAGAAGATCcagaacaagatcaaggaggccCTTGCGGACGACGTTCTGGACTTGCTCAACGGAGCTTTCCCAGCTATCATTGTTGTCTACGCCCAGTGGTGCCCTGTCAACAAGGCCGACAAGTACGACAAGAGTGTCGATGCCTGGTTCCAAAAGTTCCGAGACCTCAAGCATTCCTTCAAGTTGCACACTCTGCGGATTGAAGAGTCagaggccgacgaggacatgtCCAAGATGACGGGGCGATGGATCTTCCCCAAGCAGCGGGAGTTTGACCTTCCTTACGTCAAGCGCACATACGCCACTAACTCGAGAActcttgagaaggatggctGGGTCGATTCTGTGGTTAAGCGTCTCGACTTGATCTACAACCCGCGCCAGAAGCTCGGCCACAACAAGGGTGAGGACGAGTATGAAGTCTACACCCATTGCAAGCTCTCAGTTCAGATCCAGTGCTTCGGAGGTGACAACTCGCGTTTTTATACCGACAGGAACAACGGAACCTCTTACAGCTGGAGAGACTCCAGTGTTGTCCAGACACTCGACTGCTTCCACGATCCTGGCGACAAGTACAAGAAGTACGCCCTCAACTGGCAGAAGGAGAACGATGCCATCATGGTTGGCCGTTCTAGTCCGTTCAGCAAGCAGGACAAGCGTGTGCTCTGGGGCTCTTATGGAGATTGGGATCTTGGAAAGCCCGAGATTTGGAAGTGTTACTACGAGGATGAGCAAAAGTACCAGAGATTGGGCAAGGCTAGGGGCAAGGCTGATCCCAACGGTACCTTTACTGCGAACCCGTTCGCCGTCAAGGCTATCAAGGAGACCTAG
- a CDS encoding CFEM domain-containing protein: MKSVIITAVLASAGALAQSPLPACAQSCALSILASSGCASTDVACVCKSTVFVAGYTSCVTKACSAEDAAKAEQYGVQLCGSAGVSVSGEAPATEAPAVSSEAPEAPSAPTEAPSAPSAPAAPSAPEAPTAPSAPAPPYPPKPSEEVPPVVPTESKPTEVPATPATPTPVIPTAGAGMVQVSNAIILSVGLSMMLVLLN, from the exons ATGAAgtccgtcatcatcaccgccgtCCTCGCTTCGGCTGGTGCCCTTGCGCAGAGTCCTCTGCCCGCGTGCGCT CAATCTTGCGCCTTGAGCATCCTCGCCTCCAGCGGCTGTGCTTCCACTGACGTTGCCTGCGTCTGCAAGTCCACGGTCTTTGTCGCAGGCTACACTTCCTGTGTGACCAAGGCTTGCAGCGCCGAAGATGCCGCCA AGGCCGAGCAATACGGTGTTCAACTGTGCGGCTCCGCTGGCGTGAGCGTTAGTGGCGAGGCCCCGGCCACTGAAGCTCCTGCGGTTTCGAGTGAAGCACCTGAGGCGCCCTCGGCTCCGACTGAAGCCCCTTCGGCTCCTTCTGCCCCAGCTGCCCCGTCTGCTCCTGAAGCGCCGACTGCACCATCCGCTCCCGCCCCGCCTTATCCCCCGAAGCCCTCTGAGGAGGTCCCACCTGTT GTTCCTACCGAGTCCAAGCCCACCGAAGTGCCTGCCACTCCTGCCACGCCCACGCCCGTCATTCCAACTGCTGGTGCCGGAATGGTCCAGGTCTCGAATGCGATTATCCTCTCGGTCGGACTTTCGATGATGCTAGTTCTGTTGAACTAA